The Flavobacterium commune genome contains a region encoding:
- a CDS encoding GxxExxY protein encodes MEENANLELSEELNALSYKVIGLAIEVHRELGSGLLESAYQACLFYELQKAGLKVEKELSLPITYKEIELNQGYKIDLLVEDKLVIELKTVENYTSVHFAQILTYLKLGNYPYGLLINYNSKILRNSIKRFINSNTNI; translated from the coding sequence ATGGAAGAAAATGCCAATTTAGAGTTAAGCGAAGAATTAAATGCACTTTCTTATAAGGTTATTGGATTAGCAATTGAAGTTCATCGAGAATTAGGATCAGGACTTTTAGAATCAGCTTATCAAGCATGTTTATTTTATGAATTACAAAAAGCAGGACTAAAAGTAGAAAAGGAATTATCATTACCTATTACATATAAAGAAATTGAACTCAACCAAGGTTACAAAATTGATTTACTAGTTGAAGATAAATTAGTAATTGAATTAAAAACAGTCGAAAATTACACATCAGTACATTTTGCCCAAATACTTACCTATCTAAAATTAGGAAATTATCCATACGGACTATTAATCAATTACAATTCAAAAATTTTAAGAAATAGTATAAAACGTTTTATTAATTCGAACACAAATATTTAA
- the map gene encoding type I methionyl aminopeptidase: protein MIVVKSREEIELMRESALIVSKTLGMLASEVKEGVTTLHLDKLAEEFIRDHGAVPSFLGLYGFPNSLCMSPNAQVVHGIPNNTPLVNGDIISIDCGAYKNGFHGDHAYTFEVGEVAPETKKLLQVTKESLYVGMREFKAGNRVEDVGNAIQKYTEGHGYGVVRELVGHGLGQKMHEDPEMPNYGKKGRGKLFVEGMVIALEPMINQGTRNIKQLKDGWTILTADGKPSAHFEHDVALVDGKPELLSTYAYIYKALGIESNEEDEFRKVPLII, encoded by the coding sequence ATGATTGTAGTAAAATCACGTGAAGAAATAGAATTAATGCGCGAAAGTGCCTTAATTGTATCGAAAACATTAGGAATGCTTGCTTCTGAAGTTAAAGAAGGAGTTACCACTTTACATCTTGATAAATTAGCCGAAGAGTTCATTCGTGATCACGGTGCCGTACCTAGTTTTTTAGGTTTATATGGTTTCCCAAATTCACTTTGCATGAGTCCAAACGCCCAAGTAGTACACGGAATTCCAAATAACACTCCTCTTGTAAACGGTGATATTATCTCTATTGATTGTGGTGCTTACAAGAATGGTTTTCACGGCGATCACGCCTATACTTTTGAAGTAGGCGAAGTAGCTCCGGAAACTAAAAAACTGTTACAGGTTACCAAGGAATCGTTATACGTGGGAATGCGCGAATTCAAAGCCGGAAATCGTGTAGAAGATGTAGGGAATGCTATTCAAAAATATACTGAAGGTCATGGTTACGGAGTAGTTCGTGAATTAGTAGGACACGGATTAGGACAAAAAATGCACGAAGATCCCGAAATGCCTAACTATGGAAAAAAAGGTCGTGGAAAACTTTTTGTTGAAGGAATGGTTATCGCATTGGAACCCATGATCAACCAGGGTACCCGCAACATAAAACAATTAAAAGACGGTTGGACAATTCTTACTGCCGATGGAAAACCATCTGCACATTTTGAACACGATGTCGCATTAGTAGATGGAAAACCCGAATTGCTGTCTACCTACGCTTACATCTACAAAGCTTTAGGAATTGAAAGCAACGAAGAAGATGAGTTTAGAAAAGTTCCTTTGATTATCTAA
- a CDS encoding TolC family protein gives MKYLILFLLHFTFILQAQQTNGETEAPKQSEFTFNEYLGYVKKFHPLVKTANLEISKAQANLMTARGAFDPKIGVDFDKKQFKGTDYYSILNSSFKIPTWYGIEIKAGFDQNEGYYLNPENTVPNPGLTSFGISVPVGQGLFINQRMADLRKAKMQIQLSQAERKLQAVAILYDASVAYFNWKKNYDEFQMYSQYTTNAQTRYNAILTSIEQGDKRAIDSVEAGISLKSRQLSLENSKLKLYKAKLELSNFLWLENLIPMELSETLFPEQQIENTIQETLKTNDLLTQDFTIDNHPKINAIETKIDMLEVEQKLKANMLLPKIDLSYSYLSEPQYIDNYKFENYKIGVNFSYPIFLRKERGGLKLAKYKIQETTNSLNLERLQLSNKIKAQKEVISSLNKQYILANDLVANYKTMLQSEERLFSFGESSLFLINSRESSLITAQLNAIALRNEFCNSNSELYKIIANPD, from the coding sequence ATGAAATACCTCATTTTATTTTTACTGCATTTTACTTTTATTCTTCAGGCACAGCAAACTAATGGAGAAACAGAAGCGCCTAAACAATCTGAATTTACTTTCAATGAATATTTAGGCTATGTCAAAAAATTTCATCCGTTAGTCAAAACCGCTAATTTAGAAATCAGTAAAGCACAGGCTAATTTAATGACGGCCCGTGGTGCATTTGACCCGAAAATTGGAGTAGATTTTGATAAAAAACAATTCAAAGGCACCGACTATTATTCTATTTTGAATAGCAGTTTTAAAATTCCTACCTGGTATGGAATCGAAATTAAAGCGGGTTTTGATCAAAACGAAGGTTATTACCTCAATCCCGAAAACACGGTTCCTAATCCGGGCTTAACCTCCTTTGGAATTTCGGTACCTGTAGGTCAGGGACTTTTTATCAACCAAAGAATGGCCGATTTGCGAAAAGCTAAAATGCAAATTCAATTGAGCCAAGCCGAACGAAAACTACAAGCAGTAGCCATATTATATGATGCTTCGGTAGCTTATTTTAATTGGAAAAAAAATTACGACGAATTCCAAATGTACAGTCAGTACACCACTAATGCGCAAACACGTTATAATGCTATTTTAACTTCTATTGAACAAGGAGACAAACGAGCAATTGATAGTGTCGAAGCAGGAATTAGTTTAAAAAGTCGCCAATTGAGTCTGGAAAATTCAAAATTAAAACTCTATAAGGCTAAACTCGAACTTTCTAATTTCTTATGGTTAGAGAATTTGATACCAATGGAACTTTCTGAAACACTTTTTCCTGAACAACAAATTGAAAATACCATTCAGGAAACTTTAAAAACAAATGATTTATTAACACAGGATTTCACCATTGACAATCATCCTAAGATAAATGCAATAGAAACTAAAATTGATATGCTTGAGGTAGAACAAAAATTAAAAGCCAATATGCTTTTACCTAAAATAGACCTCAGCTATTCCTATCTTTCCGAACCTCAATATATTGACAACTATAAATTTGAAAATTATAAGATAGGAGTCAATTTTAGCTATCCTATTTTTTTGAGAAAAGAAAGAGGCGGACTCAAATTAGCCAAATATAAAATTCAGGAGACAACAAACAGCCTTAATCTAGAGCGTTTACAGCTTTCGAACAAAATCAAAGCTCAAAAAGAAGTTATTAGTTCGTTAAACAAACAATATATTTTAGCCAATGATTTAGTTGCTAATTACAAAACCATGTTACAATCTGAAGAACGGTTATTTTCCTTTGGGGAAAGCTCTTTGTTTTTAATCAATAGCCGGGAAAGCAGCTTGATTACAGCACAGTTGAATGCAATTGCTTTGAGAAATGAATTTTGCAATTCCAACTCCGAATTGTATAAAATTATAGCAAATCCTGATTAA
- a CDS encoding HlyD family secretion protein — MLNISNNNEHGSTFLDRYNTVKSLAKRPHYKILNRIITIVSILALIGLFLPWTQNISGKGAVTTLKPNQRPQSIQSVISGRIEKWYVQEGDFVHKGDTILYISEIKEDYMDPNLVANTKNQLDAKKQALESYDSKVSALSIQIQAIQNEKLLKLEQAKNKIRQSLFKIESDSMDLIAVKTQLKIANTQFNRTVQLNKEGLKPLTDVEEKRLKLQEVEAKIITQENKLLTSKNELINAKVELNRIDAEYSEKTAKAKSDQFTALSSQYDTDAQVNKLKNQYANYSIRNGMYYIKAAQNGYINRALQAGIGETIKEGTPIATIMPSEYDIAVETYVNPLDLPLISKGAKVRIWFDGWPTIVFSGWPDISYGTFGGKIVAVENFISDNGKFRVLIAPDKDEASWPKQISIGSGAQTIALLNTVPVWFEIWRILNGFPPDYYQVQEKTSKSKEKK, encoded by the coding sequence ATGCTTAATATTTCTAATAATAACGAACACGGTTCAACATTCCTGGATCGCTACAACACCGTTAAATCGCTGGCTAAGAGACCGCATTATAAAATACTGAACCGAATAATAACTATAGTTTCCATTCTGGCTTTAATTGGGCTATTCCTTCCGTGGACTCAAAATATTTCCGGAAAAGGAGCTGTAACCACATTAAAACCCAATCAAAGACCCCAGTCAATTCAAAGTGTAATCTCAGGAAGAATTGAAAAATGGTACGTTCAGGAAGGCGATTTTGTTCACAAAGGAGACACCATCCTTTATATTTCTGAAATCAAAGAAGATTACATGGATCCTAACTTAGTTGCAAATACTAAGAATCAGCTTGACGCTAAAAAACAAGCTTTGGAATCTTATGACTCTAAGGTAAGTGCATTGTCTATTCAAATTCAGGCTATTCAAAATGAAAAACTACTTAAACTGGAACAGGCAAAAAACAAAATTAGACAATCCCTTTTCAAGATAGAAAGCGACTCTATGGATTTAATTGCGGTAAAAACACAACTCAAAATTGCCAACACTCAATTTAATCGTACTGTACAATTGAACAAAGAAGGTCTAAAACCCCTGACCGATGTAGAAGAAAAAAGATTAAAACTTCAGGAAGTTGAAGCCAAAATTATTACTCAGGAAAATAAATTATTAACCAGCAAAAACGAATTAATCAACGCTAAAGTTGAACTCAATCGAATTGATGCTGAATACAGTGAAAAAACAGCTAAAGCCAAAAGTGATCAATTCACCGCATTAAGCAGCCAGTACGATACCGATGCTCAGGTAAACAAATTAAAAAACCAATATGCTAATTACAGCATCCGTAACGGAATGTACTACATCAAAGCTGCTCAAAACGGCTATATTAACAGAGCCTTACAAGCAGGTATTGGAGAAACTATTAAAGAAGGAACACCCATAGCAACCATAATGCCTTCTGAATATGATATTGCCGTAGAAACCTATGTCAATCCATTAGACTTACCTTTAATTTCCAAGGGAGCAAAGGTTAGAATATGGTTTGACGGCTGGCCTACTATTGTATTCTCGGGCTGGCCTGACATCTCCTACGGAACTTTTGGAGGAAAAATTGTAGCTGTCGAAAATTTTATCAGTGACAATGGAAAATTCAGAGTACTAATAGCTCCGGATAAAGATGAAGCTTCATGGCCTAAACAAATCAGTATAGGTTCCGGAGCTCAAACGATAGCTTTATTAAATACTGTTCCTGTTTGGTTTGAAATTTGGAGAATCTTAAACGGTTTCCCTCCTGACTATTATCAAGTACAAGAAAAAACAAGTAAATCTAAAGAAAAAAAATAA